The Raphanus sativus cultivar WK10039 chromosome 6, ASM80110v3, whole genome shotgun sequence sequence AAACATCACCGAGTATACATACACATGCGTATACAAATTACATACGCTCACTATCGACCATTGGTATCACGACACGTACCCCTCTATGATCCCGATTTACCGCCAAAAACGTTCTTACTGTTGCGTGAAACGTTGAGAGAGGGAAAAAGATTCTCCGTTACGGCGGTGTTAAAAACTAACGGAGTGTGTCATAAACGGCGTCTGGACCGCGACAAAGTCTCGTGTAAGCTACGGCGGGACCCACATTGGAAAACGACTCCATTTTACATGACGTTTGGTTGCAGGAGTAGATGTGTCCTATACGTGACTGTGGATAGTGGAAACACACGTGATAAATAATATTAGAGTTAACCGGGATTGTATAGTTGGTTTAATCAGATAGTTTTCGGACAAGGTCATGGCGTCACCATCTGATCACGCGGCGACGGCAAGGTGATTGATTGCTCATACCATCCGGCTAGATATCGCAGAGGAAGTTCGCAACTACATTCAGTTTCAGGGGCGAATCCAAAATCTTTTTCCACTGGGTGCACATAGGTGTAAACTTAGATATAATTATAGGTGTAAACATCAAATTTGTTAagtaatatacaaaaaaataaattattatggGGGCAAATGCGCCCCACCCACGTATAATCATACAATAACAAGAAACACCATATAGAACGATGAAGTGAGGTATAATAGGATAAAACTCACATTTTCTAAAGCTCTATGTAGATCTTGTAACACAAGTTATTCAGAATACGgttcttccattttttttttttttttgaattacgAATACGGTTCTTCCATATATTGTTAATCCAACATGTTCTCTTCAAAAAGATCTGAGACTGTAAATAGAGCCTCTTCCTATTAACCTCAAAAAGGAGGAAGTTTAAGCTCTAACATTCATAATCTCCAAAAATAACATGAAACCATCATAGATCAGCTCCATGTTGTAAAGAGCTAACTTTGGCGACCAATCTCTCACCTTTAAGGTATGTCATGATAATGGAACATGGGAATTTCACTGCCATCATACATAGGTGAAGAATCGACACTGTTGTTTCTGCTTGAAGCACAACGCTTAATCGTTACCTGGAACATTCTCTAAAATCAAACTTCTTCAGTAAAAACTGGAAACACATAGAAAGAGAAGATATAAGCCTATTCAAATTTCAGATGATAAAGATACTTAATTAATGAATAagatgatgaaaaaaataataaataggcTTTACAAGAATATATCATCCATATGTTTGAAATCATCAATTGAAGAAGCACTATAGAAAgacttgcttcttcttctttatatgGCCACTAAAACCATCGTAACCAAAACATTTATATGTAGTTTCAGGGGAGTTCATGCACCTTCCACCACACATACCAATagatgtttatatttatatgagtTCATATTGGTTATAGTTGTATAGATGCTTATGAGTTGTTGAAACATGATATTCTTTTCATATAATGGGAGTTACCTTTTTTTCCCTTCCATATATAGTTTTCTCactttttaaatactttttgcTAGGTTATcaaacaatataatttattcgagttacaaagaaaaaaatatacaattttgtttaataaGACTCATGTGCAATTATGttgaaaatttgatttgattctatatagatataataatataacaaaccattatttttttaatacatcatatattatgaaaatgttCAATCAAGATAACTCAATCGCCTCATGGTGAGATAATGAAGGATTTTCAACTACTTTAGAACATCTATCCCAAACATGGTTAATTCTGAAAGAAACTCGAGAAGCAAAGCGTTTCAGTTGATATAATCGAAACATAATCTTTTGAATCTCCATGTAGCATTTTTTTCCAGCCCTTAATATCTTCTTACAACACTTTCTTGGAACATGTTCATTCGTAAGAATTTCTTTAAGAACATCTAGACCACATTTCCCAATGGGCTCCATCTTGTCCATGCATGTTTGGAGATACATTTGGTATTTTGGTGGAAGATTCTCTAGCATATGATCATTGTAATCTTGCGAAGCCCGCGATGTCGCATCCACTAAATCAAAAATGTGACTGGGATTGATTAGTGGTTTATCCTCAACATTTTCTTGTCCCAAATTTGGAGGCGAAGCCGGCGATGTGGCATCCACTAAATAAAACACGTGACTGGAATTGATCAGTGGTTTATCGTCAACATTTTCTTGATCCAAATTTGGATACGCATATGATACCAAAGGGGTAATTATGAAAAACACCAAAAAGATTGTTTTAGTCTCCATCCTGTATGATTACCTTTTAATTTCTTccttgaatttttttgtttttatcatattgtcatgatttgtatatatatatagtaataaagTGATTTTGAATGTTACTGATGgtgttttgtattaattaataaaataacttatttttagttgttttgaaacaacataatttctttattaatttattcagCTCGAAgagtaacatttttaaattgatttctaTGTTTTATGCATTGATTGTTAACTAATACTCACTATGCTTCATGTGTCTTTAAAATTTTTGCATacaattaagaaaattaataattttggttttatccttattaaatataatattttgtttgaatttatttacaaatgaactaaaaataagaataaattgaaaaattagtttaaatatgCATGAAGATCTATTTACCTATTGTTTGTAATAAAGGGAAATGTAGTGTTCTTGGTTTGATGACATTAGTGCCGCATAAGTTGTAAACAACATGAAGTTTTGCATCATTTAAACATTTGTAATTCTTCTTGTCTGCATTGACTGAAGATCATGTACAATATTCATGTGAAATCTAAAGCATACATGATCCCTTTTCATAAAGACATAACAACTTTAAGTTATCAAGTCAAGCTGCGCTCGGTGTGGCAAATTCCACTATACTATGGATGCTACAAGCCATGAACTCTCACACCTAACGTAGATGTTCTATCTAGGTTTATCCGACAATGGCATAAACACTCATGCTTTCTGCAGTCAAATAAAAAGAGGAGATCAAGTAAAACGAATCATGCAAGAAAACGACAGTAGTAAGTAAACTCTGAGATTTAAACCTGCCCTGGGAGGTAGAGCTTGAACTCCGGAGGAAGCTCTTCATCTGAGTAGAGACGGTCAGAAAAATAGATCCTCCTGAGACGGCAGTTAGCATGAACCTGATCTCGCAAAGTCTCGGCGTAGTTAGTCCCATCAGCCCTCCTAGTAAGATCAGGTAAATTCAACTATATCTGATTTCATCCCTCATCCATCTTCAAAGGCATTGTACAAATATATGGCTTCACTCTAGTCACAGACTACAAAACAAACAT is a genomic window containing:
- the LOC130496763 gene encoding protein DOWN-REGULATED IN DIF1 11-like, encoding METKTIFLVFFIITPLVSYAYPNLDQENVDDKPLINSSHVHIFDLVDATSRASQDYNDHMLENLPPKYQMYLQTCMDKMEPIGKCGLDVLKEILTNEHVPRKCCKKILRAGKKCYMEIQKIMFRLYQLKRFASRVSFRINHVWDRCSKVVENPSLSHHEAIELS